The Lycium ferocissimum isolate CSIRO_LF1 chromosome 10, AGI_CSIRO_Lferr_CH_V1, whole genome shotgun sequence genome window below encodes:
- the LOC132032547 gene encoding protein VAPYRIN-like, translating to MDRLISLESSNVVTVRIEPGQKCSGELTLWNVMYTMPVAFRVQPLNKTRYTVRPQSGIISPLTTVKLEIIYHLPPNTVLPESFPHCDDSFLLHSVVAPGVALKGSFDSVPIDWFTDKKKQVFIDSAIKIMFVGSSILCYLVRKGYMDEIRDVLEKSNPKWKAADSVDHEGQTLLHLAIIQGRPDLVQLLLEFQPDIEARSRSGSTPLEAATASGEALIVELLLANKASTERTEFSAWGPIHLAAGNGHMEVLKLVILKGANVNSLTKDGNTALHLAVKEGRRDCARLLLANGARADIQNAGHGDSPLHIAVGSGDEQMVHLLLHKGAEKNIRNKYGKTAYEVAAEHGYTRLFDALRLGDSLCVAARKGDVRSIQRLIENGVSINGRDQHGWSALHRASFKGKVDAVRALMDMGIDKDARDEDGYTTLHCAVEAGHVDVAEMLVKKGVYIEARTNKGVTALQIAESLHYSGLTRILIQGGAEREGTMIATHKPLSKLAAREMEVGTIKKKASSKARVRRSSFDRTVTLSVV from the coding sequence ATGGATAGACTGATAAGCTTAGAGTCATCGAACGTGGTGACAGTAAGAATTGAACCAGGACAAAAGTGTTCCGGCGAGTTAACTCTCTGGAATGTCATGTACACCATGCCCGTGGCATTCCGGGTGCAGCCACTTAACAAGACTCGTTATACAGTCCGTCCACAATCTGGTATTATCTCACCATTAACAACTGTCAAATTGGAGATCATTTACCATCTTCCTCCTAATACTGTCCTCCCTGAGTCATTTCCTCATTGCGATGACTCGTTTCTTTTGCATAGCGTCGTGGCGCCTGGGGTGGCTTTGAAAGGCTCTTTTGACTCTGTTCCAATCGATTGGTTCACTGACAAGAAGAAGCAGGTATTCATTGATAGTGCTATTAAGATCATGTTTGTTGGTTCTTCTATACTGTGTTATCTTGTGAGGAAAGGTTATATGGATGAAATCAGAGATGTGCTGGAGAAGAGTAACCCGAAATGGAAGGCGGCTGATTCGGTTGATCATGAAGGTCAAACATTGCTTCACTTAGCCATTATCCAAGGCCGGCCTGATCTTGTTCAATTGCTCCTCGAATTCCAGCCTGATATAGAAGCTCGTAGCCGGTCTGGTTCAACCCCACTTGAGGCTGCAACAGCTTCTGGCGAAGCCTTAATCGTTGAACTTCTGTTGGCAAACAAAGCAAGTACAGAGAGAACAGAGTTCTCAGCTTGGGGACCTATACATCTAGCTGCTGGAAATGGTCATATGGAGGTGCTAAAACTTGTTATTCTAAAGGGGGCAAATGTTAATTCTCTTACAAAAGATGGGAACACAGCTTTACACCTTGCTGTTAAAGAAGGAAGGCGAGATTGTGCTCGGCTTTTGTTGGCGAACGGGGCCAGAGCTGATATCCAAAACGCTGGCCATGGTGATAGCCCTTTGCATATTGCTGTAGGATCCGGAGACGAGCAGATGGTTCATCTTTTGCTTCACAAGGGAGCTGAGAAGAACATCCGTAACAAGTATGGGAAGACCGCGTATGAGGTTGCTGCTGAACATGGCTACACTAGGCTTTTCGATGCCCTTCGTTTAGGAGACAGCCTATGTGTTGCAGCCCGTAAAGGAGATGTAAGAAGTATCCAGAGGCTGATTGAGAACGGAGTGAGCATCAATGGCCGGGACCAACACGGATGGAGTGCATTGCACCGTGCATCCTTCAAGGGGAAAGTAGACGCAGTTCGTGCATTAATGGACATGGGAATTGACAAGGATGCAAGGGATGAAGATGGCTATACCACCTTGCATTGTGCGGTGGAGGCTGGCCATGTTGATGTGGCCGAGATGCTTGTAAAGAAAGGCGTATATATTGAAGCAAGGACTAATAAGGGAGTTACTGCATTGCAAATCGCCGAGTCATTGCACTACTCTGGGCTAACCAGGATACTCATCCAAGGTGGTGCAGAAAGAGAAGGAACTATGATAGCAACACATAAACCGCTTAGCAAACTGGCTGCTAGAGAAATGGAGGTGGGTACGATCAAGAAAAAAGCTAGTAGTAAAGCAAGAGTTCGTCGAAGTAGCTTCGATAGAACTGTTACATTGTCTGTGGTGTGA